A window of the Syntrophaceae bacterium genome harbors these coding sequences:
- a CDS encoding DUF1320 domain-containing protein, whose product MAYCTQNDLIEQISEAELIQLTDDAGADTVDTSAVARAIADADAEIDGYCGARYTVPFSPAPVMIRKISVDLAIYNLFSRRSAVKIPEERQKRYDNAVRFLRDVSRGLISLGADAPAEPDSGLPRASTNRDDRIFTTGRPSAGKTGSLDHY is encoded by the coding sequence ATGGCCTACTGCACACAGAACGATCTGATCGAACAGATATCCGAGGCGGAACTGATTCAGCTCACCGACGACGCCGGCGCCGACACGGTCGACACCTCCGCCGTGGCCCGGGCGATCGCCGACGCCGACGCGGAGATCGACGGCTATTGCGGGGCTCGCTACACCGTCCCCTTCTCCCCGGCGCCGGTGATGATCCGCAAGATCTCCGTCGACCTGGCGATCTACAACCTGTTCTCCCGCCGTTCGGCCGTGAAGATCCCCGAGGAGCGGCAGAAGCGATACGACAACGCCGTCCGTTTCCTCCGGGACGTCTCCCGGGGACTCATCTCCCTGGGGGCCGACGCCCCGGCGGAACCGGACAGCGGCCTTCCCCGGGCCTCGACGAACCGGGACGACCGGATCTTCACGACGGGCAGGCCCTCCGCCGGCAAGACGGGAAGCCTCGACCATTACTGA
- a CDS encoding phage tail tape measure protein, with product MPNQNEIHLVITVQDNGTPTVHRFGSSLQSLDSSVGSLKRSLQDYRVETERLDGKTASLTATIGGLLANIVSVTAVATVVKSGISYLGQIETATLAIGSAFMTGGEYIDQTSQKALSAEEALKAAQGDAKKIVEELQYANLQTIATLDELINAYQVTLPVALAKGFDRQQVKEFTVAMVQAAGAIGLQMNQLGEETRSLLTAAIDPRNSRIATVLGIRNEDIRQYKGNADELFRFLMEKLSAYRVAGIESQNTWAGLWSNAKDIVSQALGKRLEPLFDALKAELKSLADSIVVIDDKAQKIKWNPEFLEGINRFRDLLQESIAELYRLAMLLDKFGGSFSRMMHGLSFSELTGSTRWSKMNDEYRTRYMASEKSLQDMVMRGMGWKPVTPEMDKRMKEAAQQGKKIADQLQVNVGGEEPGTQQLLRYYRLKESGGPAGWQPKTPRPEQDKAAEKLAKEWKNTLRDLNADIAKEDLPDFEKKLIEIRKKAEELQEKFKSIPGAKEKITEWTTSRENDEVTEAAQKEFEEYLKGLETEKRILEEVEKKHQQARAARESAIKASLDELDIAEASGTYHRDTLDERIRLTEELIAIQEENLSQMDKMKDASAWYAQDAAIRSTKKSLLALKDELDPIRAKLRKYADDATNMGENIGNAYVKAFDSIADSLTELVATGKADFNSLAQSILKDLIKIEIRALLAAAAVSSIGSGSGGGSWIASAVSLVGSFFGGSSSGNSYTFADTGGDVDSGWSTTGYRNARGNIFGGGRIIPFAKGGTIVFNPTYFPMANGMGLMGEAGPEAVLPLKRLSNGNLGVQATGSQHTCIGISVPVSVTGSDTPERIWKSPAFRNEMETLVMGLVRKYANA from the coding sequence ATGCCCAATCAGAACGAAATTCATCTCGTCATCACCGTCCAGGACAACGGGACCCCGACGGTCCATCGGTTCGGCAGCAGCCTGCAGAGCCTTGATTCGTCCGTCGGCAGCCTGAAGCGGAGCCTGCAGGATTACCGTGTCGAGACGGAACGGCTGGATGGGAAGACCGCTTCCCTGACAGCGACCATAGGCGGTCTCCTGGCGAACATCGTCAGCGTAACCGCCGTGGCCACCGTCGTGAAGAGCGGGATTTCCTACCTGGGCCAGATTGAGACGGCTACGCTCGCCATCGGCTCGGCGTTCATGACCGGCGGGGAATACATCGACCAGACGAGCCAGAAGGCCCTGTCCGCGGAGGAAGCGCTGAAGGCCGCCCAGGGCGACGCGAAGAAGATTGTCGAGGAGCTGCAGTATGCCAACCTGCAGACGATCGCAACCCTGGACGAGCTGATCAATGCCTACCAGGTCACCCTTCCCGTGGCCCTGGCCAAGGGATTCGACCGGCAGCAGGTGAAGGAATTCACCGTGGCGATGGTCCAGGCCGCGGGTGCCATCGGCCTCCAGATGAACCAGCTTGGGGAGGAGACCAGGTCCCTCCTGACGGCGGCCATCGATCCGCGAAACAGCCGCATTGCAACGGTCCTGGGAATCCGGAACGAGGACATAAGGCAATACAAGGGGAACGCAGACGAGTTGTTCCGTTTCCTGATGGAGAAGCTCTCAGCGTACCGCGTCGCCGGTATCGAATCGCAGAACACATGGGCCGGCCTTTGGTCGAACGCGAAGGACATCGTCTCTCAGGCCCTGGGCAAGCGGCTGGAACCCCTTTTCGACGCCTTGAAGGCGGAGCTGAAGTCTCTCGCCGACTCCATCGTCGTCATCGATGATAAGGCCCAAAAAATCAAATGGAACCCGGAATTCCTGGAAGGGATCAATCGATTCCGGGACCTGCTCCAGGAAAGCATTGCCGAGTTGTATCGCCTGGCGATGCTGCTGGACAAGTTCGGCGGTTCATTCTCCCGGATGATGCACGGGCTCTCGTTCTCGGAACTCACCGGGAGCACGCGCTGGTCCAAGATGAATGACGAATACCGGACCCGCTACATGGCGTCCGAGAAGTCCCTTCAGGACATGGTGATGCGCGGTATGGGCTGGAAGCCCGTCACGCCGGAGATGGACAAGCGGATGAAGGAGGCCGCGCAGCAGGGAAAGAAGATCGCCGACCAGCTGCAGGTGAATGTCGGCGGAGAAGAGCCGGGAACACAGCAGCTTCTCCGATATTACCGGCTCAAGGAATCGGGCGGGCCGGCAGGCTGGCAGCCAAAGACACCCCGCCCGGAACAAGACAAGGCCGCGGAGAAGCTGGCCAAGGAATGGAAAAACACCCTGCGGGACCTCAACGCGGACATCGCCAAGGAAGATCTTCCGGACTTCGAAAAGAAACTGATCGAGATCAGGAAAAAGGCGGAGGAGCTTCAGGAGAAATTCAAGAGCATCCCGGGGGCAAAGGAAAAGATCACGGAATGGACGACCAGCCGGGAAAACGACGAGGTCACCGAGGCCGCCCAGAAGGAATTTGAGGAATATCTGAAAGGCCTCGAGACGGAGAAGAGAATCCTCGAAGAGGTGGAGAAAAAGCACCAGCAGGCCAGGGCCGCCCGGGAATCAGCCATCAAGGCGAGCCTGGACGAGTTGGATATCGCGGAGGCATCGGGGACCTATCATCGAGACACGCTGGATGAGCGGATCCGGCTGACGGAGGAGTTGATCGCCATCCAGGAAGAAAACCTTTCCCAGATGGATAAAATGAAAGATGCATCCGCCTGGTATGCCCAGGACGCCGCGATCCGATCGACGAAGAAGAGCCTGCTGGCCCTGAAGGACGAGCTGGATCCCATCCGGGCAAAGCTTCGCAAGTATGCCGATGATGCGACCAACATGGGGGAGAATATCGGGAATGCTTACGTAAAGGCCTTTGACAGCATCGCCGACTCGCTGACGGAACTTGTCGCAACAGGAAAGGCCGATTTCAATTCCCTGGCGCAGTCCATCCTGAAGGACCTGATCAAAATCGAAATCCGGGCGCTCCTGGCTGCGGCGGCCGTATCCTCCATCGGCAGCGGAAGCGGCGGCGGCAGCTGGATCGCCTCGGCCGTCAGCCTGGTAGGCTCCTTTTTCGGCGGCTCGTCGTCTGGGAATTCATACACATTTGCCGACACCGGCGGCGACGTCGACTCCGGCTGGAGCACGACCGGTTATCGAAATGCCCGCGGGAACATCTTCGGTGGCGGAAGAATCATCCCCTTCGCCAAGGGCGGCACCATCGTTTTCAACCCGACGTATTTCCCGATGGCCAACGGCATGGGCCTCATGGGCGAGGCCGGACCGGAGGCCGTCCTGCCCCTGAAAAGGCTCTCCAACGGCAACCTGGGCGTCCAGGCGACGGGCTCACAGCATACCTGCATCGGAATCAGCGTCCCGGTGTCGGTCACTGGCAGCGACACGCCCGAGCGGATCTGGAAGTCACCCGCCTTCCGCAACGAAATGGAAACCCTGGTGATGGGCCTTGTGAGGAAGTACGCCAATGCCTAA
- a CDS encoding DNA adenine methylase: MNSMLAYVGGKSLLSKQIIERILEHRCYCEVFAGAAWVLFKKEESRVEIINDINTDLVTLYRVVKHHLDEFIRYLRWLLVSREEFERFKEESPETLTDIQRAVRFYYLLRNGYAGRIVSPVFNMAATGRPRFNLLRIEEDLSAAHLRLARVYIENLPYEKLITRVDKPFTFFYLDPPYYGFEDYYGPGIFKREDFNKLADVLRGIKGKFLLSINDTPEVRQIFKGFVLEEVTTSYTIAGGNHHKRAAELLIRNYEINGN, translated from the coding sequence ATGAACAGCATGTTGGCTTATGTGGGCGGCAAATCCTTACTTTCAAAGCAAATTATCGAACGGATTCTCGAGCACCGCTGCTATTGTGAAGTATTTGCCGGCGCCGCCTGGGTCCTGTTCAAGAAGGAAGAGTCACGGGTGGAGATCATCAACGACATCAACACCGACCTGGTGACTCTCTACCGGGTGGTCAAACACCATTTGGACGAGTTCATCCGGTATCTTCGGTGGCTTCTTGTATCAAGGGAGGAGTTCGAACGTTTCAAGGAAGAAAGCCCGGAGACTCTAACAGACATCCAGCGAGCTGTTCGGTTCTATTATCTGCTTCGAAACGGCTACGCGGGACGGATCGTGTCGCCAGTTTTCAATATGGCAGCAACGGGCCGCCCTCGGTTTAACCTTCTGCGGATCGAGGAGGACCTGTCCGCAGCTCATCTCCGCCTGGCCAGGGTTTATATAGAGAATCTGCCTTATGAGAAATTGATCACTAGAGTTGATAAACCTTTTACTTTCTTCTATCTGGATCCGCCCTACTACGGATTTGAGGACTATTACGGCCCTGGGATCTTTAAAAGGGAAGACTTTAATAAGCTGGCAGATGTTCTACGAGGAATTAAGGGAAAGTTCTTGCTCTCGATAAATGATACGCCCGAGGTCCGGCAGATATTTAAAGGGTTTGTCCTGGAGGAAGTTACTACATCCTACACGATTGCCGGTGGAAATCATCATAAACGGGCGGCAGAACTACTGATTCGCAACTACGAGATCAACGGCAACTGA
- a CDS encoding amidohydrolase family protein, which yields MKIIDSHMHCGVQNVRQPYTLIRSELDDGDIAGACVFAPVEDVYDRYDYHFEDNQAWVDCRQRANRYLLDVQEQHEDFFAYYFVWNDFRREELGRGYHGVKWHRHEYEPIYRYGDPRCGEFLQEVFRLELPIVLEESFENTLYFLNRVSGRTVVIIPHMGMLNGGFAALFREGIWDDQTVFADTALASRHEIKAFLDRYGPDRLLFGSDFPFGTPYQELQKIERLGLPAEDIEKIFSKNILNLMRAGS from the coding sequence GTGAAAATCATCGATTCCCACATGCACTGCGGCGTTCAGAACGTCCGGCAGCCCTATACGCTCATCCGGAGTGAACTGGACGACGGGGACATCGCCGGGGCCTGTGTTTTTGCTCCGGTCGAGGATGTGTACGACCGGTACGACTACCACTTCGAGGACAACCAGGCCTGGGTCGACTGCCGCCAGCGGGCGAACCGCTATCTGCTGGACGTTCAGGAGCAGCACGAGGACTTCTTCGCCTACTACTTCGTTTGGAACGACTTCCGCCGGGAGGAGTTGGGGAGAGGATACCACGGCGTCAAATGGCACCGCCACGAGTACGAACCGATCTATCGCTATGGCGATCCGCGCTGCGGCGAATTCCTCCAGGAGGTCTTCCGCCTCGAACTGCCCATCGTCCTGGAGGAGTCTTTCGAAAACACGCTGTATTTCCTGAACCGGGTATCCGGGCGGACCGTCGTCATCATCCCCCACATGGGCATGCTCAACGGGGGATTTGCGGCTTTGTTCCGGGAAGGAATCTGGGACGACCAAACGGTATTCGCCGACACAGCCCTGGCGTCCCGCCACGAGATCAAGGCCTTCCTGGACCGCTACGGCCCGGACCGGCTCCTCTTCGGCAGCGACTTCCCCTTCGGAACGCCGTACCAGGAACTCCAGAAAATCGAGCGGCTGGGACTACCGGCGGAAGACATCGAAAAGATCTTCTCGAAAAACATCCTGAACCTGATGAGGGCCGGGTCATGA
- the polA gene encoding DNA polymerase I: MTSSGSETKPTLYLVDGSNYLFRAFYAIRDLSNSKGFPTNALYGFTNMLLKLIRENEVQYIAVAFDVKGPTFRHEAFDGYKATRRAVPEALLPQIPYVKEIVRGFSIPVLEQQGIEADDILGTLARRYASLGLKVVLVSGDKDLMQLVTDDVILVDTMNDKTYDRKAVRERFGVEPEQVPEILGLMGDASDNIPGVPGIGQKGAQRLIEEFGSVEAVLGNLGKVHNGRAKAALTEFADQARLSRDLAVIRTDSDVPFDLDEARWSGPNTEVLKELFREFEFSSLLQQLKIREQSVEGEYRLVWTEAELKVLVDRLSREESFTIGILMDGEDPMKADLVGLALCPAPGDVSYLPLSPDGGSEELLRLLQPLLADEKAAKNGHDLKAAAILLADRGLRMTGLGCDTMVASYLLNPAQPSADLPDVVTEHLGRHVPAPREVVGSGAKAVPFRYLPEEARLSYSCKRADGTAGLVPVLLEKIREGGLGDLFHQVEMPLVEVLAAIERKGVLVDTELLNKISREMGGLLSTSEDRIHTLAGERFNINSPKQLQQILFEKLKLPRGRKTKEGYSTDVDVLTNLAAQHELPAMILAHRSLAKLKSTYVDALPLLVNPKTGRIHTSFNQTVTATGRLSSSNPNLQNIPIRTPEGRRIRQAFTAPEGMEIVSADYSQIELRVLAHLSGDPALVEAFASEEDIHTRTASDIFGVFPGMVTPDMRRQAKVINFGVLYGMSAFGLAKELGIYQKQAQAYIDGYFQRYQGVRVFLDGILEEARRQGYVTTLLNRRRYLPEIKSSNAAVRQFAERTAINMPIQGTAADLIKVAMVNIHRLLEKKKLRSAMILQVHDELVLEVPSPEKEEVMTLVKREMEEVISLQVPLKVDIGSGLNWDEAHE, translated from the coding sequence ATGACGAGCTCGGGCAGCGAAACGAAACCGACCCTCTACCTGGTGGACGGAAGCAACTACCTCTTCCGGGCCTTCTACGCCATCCGCGACCTCTCCAACTCCAAGGGGTTCCCCACCAACGCGCTGTACGGCTTCACCAACATGCTCCTGAAGCTCATCCGGGAGAATGAGGTACAGTACATCGCCGTGGCCTTTGACGTCAAAGGACCTACCTTCCGCCATGAGGCCTTCGACGGCTACAAGGCCACCCGCCGCGCCGTCCCGGAGGCGCTTCTGCCCCAGATTCCCTATGTCAAGGAGATCGTGCGGGGATTTTCCATCCCGGTTCTGGAGCAGCAAGGGATCGAGGCGGACGATATCCTCGGCACCCTGGCCAGGCGCTATGCGTCGCTGGGCCTTAAGGTCGTCCTGGTCTCGGGAGACAAGGACCTGATGCAGCTTGTAACGGACGACGTGATCCTCGTGGACACGATGAACGACAAGACCTACGACCGGAAGGCCGTCCGGGAGCGCTTCGGCGTGGAGCCGGAGCAGGTGCCGGAGATTCTGGGCCTGATGGGAGACGCCTCGGACAATATCCCGGGCGTGCCTGGAATCGGCCAGAAAGGCGCCCAGCGCCTCATCGAGGAGTTCGGGTCCGTCGAAGCGGTCCTTGGAAACCTGGGCAAGGTACACAACGGCCGGGCAAAGGCCGCCCTGACGGAATTCGCCGACCAGGCGCGCCTGAGCCGGGATCTGGCAGTCATCCGCACGGACTCCGACGTGCCCTTCGACCTGGATGAGGCCCGCTGGAGCGGTCCGAACACCGAGGTTCTCAAGGAGCTGTTCCGGGAATTCGAGTTCTCTTCGCTTCTCCAGCAGCTGAAAATCCGGGAACAGTCCGTGGAGGGGGAGTACCGGCTCGTCTGGACGGAGGCGGAGCTGAAGGTCCTCGTGGACCGTCTGTCCCGGGAGGAATCCTTCACCATCGGCATCCTCATGGACGGCGAGGATCCCATGAAGGCTGACCTGGTTGGGCTCGCGCTTTGTCCCGCTCCCGGGGATGTGAGTTACCTGCCCCTGTCGCCGGACGGGGGGAGCGAGGAACTGCTCCGACTGCTCCAGCCCCTTCTGGCTGACGAGAAGGCGGCCAAGAACGGCCATGACCTGAAGGCCGCCGCGATCCTGCTCGCCGATCGGGGACTCCGTATGACGGGACTCGGCTGCGACACCATGGTTGCTTCCTACCTCCTGAATCCGGCACAGCCGTCCGCCGACCTGCCCGATGTGGTCACGGAGCACCTGGGCCGTCATGTCCCGGCCCCCCGGGAAGTGGTGGGCAGCGGCGCCAAGGCCGTTCCCTTCCGGTATCTTCCCGAGGAGGCACGCCTGTCCTATTCCTGCAAACGAGCCGACGGGACGGCGGGCCTGGTCCCGGTCCTTCTGGAGAAGATCCGGGAAGGCGGACTGGGCGACCTGTTTCACCAGGTGGAGATGCCTCTGGTGGAGGTCCTGGCCGCGATCGAGCGGAAGGGGGTGCTCGTCGACACGGAGCTGCTGAATAAGATCTCCCGTGAGATGGGCGGGCTCCTGTCAACTTCGGAGGATCGGATCCACACCCTGGCGGGAGAGCGCTTCAACATCAACTCCCCGAAGCAGCTTCAGCAGATCCTCTTCGAGAAGCTGAAGCTTCCCCGGGGGCGCAAGACGAAAGAGGGATATTCCACCGACGTCGACGTCCTGACGAACCTGGCGGCCCAGCACGAGCTTCCGGCGATGATCCTGGCTCACCGGAGCCTGGCGAAGCTCAAGTCCACCTACGTGGATGCGCTGCCCCTCCTCGTGAACCCGAAAACGGGGAGGATCCACACGTCCTTCAACCAGACCGTCACAGCCACGGGACGCCTTTCCAGCAGCAACCCGAACCTGCAGAACATCCCCATCCGCACCCCCGAAGGGCGGCGGATCCGACAGGCCTTCACGGCCCCCGAGGGAATGGAGATCGTCTCCGCCGATTACTCCCAGATCGAGCTTCGGGTCCTGGCCCACCTCTCCGGGGATCCGGCCCTGGTCGAGGCCTTCGCCTCCGAGGAAGACATCCACACCCGAACCGCCTCGGATATCTTTGGCGTCTTTCCGGGCATGGTGACGCCGGACATGCGCCGTCAGGCCAAGGTTATCAACTTCGGCGTCCTCTACGGCATGAGCGCCTTCGGCCTGGCGAAGGAGCTGGGAATTTACCAGAAGCAGGCCCAAGCTTATATCGACGGCTACTTCCAGCGCTACCAGGGGGTGCGGGTATTCCTGGACGGCATTCTCGAAGAGGCCCGCCGGCAGGGATACGTGACGACCCTCCTGAACCGCCGCCGCTATCTGCCGGAGATCAAAAGCTCCAATGCCGCGGTGCGCCAGTTTGCCGAGCGTACGGCCATCAACATGCCCATCCAGGGAACGGCCGCAGACCTGATCAAGGTGGCCATGGTGAATATCCACCGTCTGCTGGAGAAGAAGAAACTCCGGTCGGCCATGATCCTCCAGGTACACGACGAACTGGTCCTGGAAGTACCTTCGCCGGAGAAGGAGGAGGTCATGACCCTGGTGAAGCGGGAGATGGAGGAGGTCATTTCGCTTCAGGTTCCCCTGAAGGTCGACATCGGTTCCGGCCTGAACTGGGACGAAGCCCACGAGTGA
- a CDS encoding phosphomannose isomerase type II C-terminal cupin domain → MDADSNRPWGFYEVLYDGGEAKVKRILVRPGGRLSLQRHRRRAEHWFVIRGEGTVTLDVREISVKAGDAMDIPQGALHRIFNSGSGDLVYIEVQTGDYFGEDDIERLADDYGRGNDG, encoded by the coding sequence ATCGATGCCGACAGCAACCGTCCCTGGGGTTTCTACGAAGTCCTTTACGACGGAGGCGAGGCCAAGGTGAAGCGGATCCTGGTCCGTCCGGGCGGCCGGTTGAGCCTTCAGCGCCATCGCCGGCGGGCCGAGCACTGGTTCGTCATCCGGGGAGAGGGGACGGTGACCCTGGATGTCCGCGAAATTTCCGTGAAGGCAGGAGATGCCATGGATATCCCCCAGGGAGCCCTCCACCGGATCTTCAACAGCGGCAGCGGCGATTTGGTTTACATCGAGGTTCAGACAGGAGACTATTTCGGCGAGGACGACATCGAGCGCCTGGCAGACGATTACGGGCGGGGAAACGATGGCTGA
- a CDS encoding NUDIX hydrolase, with the protein MMPKAWDVLSTRYDRSFRVFRLRTDRARSPRTGKDHDFFVLESPTWVNVIPLTPEEEVVLVRQYRHGTREVTLEIPGGVMEEGDTPEGAARRELREETGWREERMTSLGYVIPNPAIQNNRCYTFLAEGVVPVGAQEQDDKEDIEVVLLPLAEIPRLIREGEIRHSLVIAAFYRYFMEYRHSGA; encoded by the coding sequence ATGATGCCGAAAGCATGGGATGTCCTTTCCACCCGCTATGACCGTTCCTTCCGGGTCTTCCGCCTGCGGACCGACCGGGCCCGCTCACCCCGGACGGGCAAGGATCACGATTTCTTCGTTCTCGAGTCCCCGACCTGGGTAAACGTCATTCCGCTTACACCGGAGGAAGAGGTGGTCCTGGTCCGCCAGTACCGTCACGGCACCCGGGAAGTCACCCTGGAAATCCCGGGTGGAGTCATGGAAGAGGGCGACACGCCGGAAGGGGCGGCCCGGAGGGAGCTTCGGGAGGAGACGGGCTGGAGGGAGGAGCGGATGACCTCTCTCGGCTATGTCATTCCCAACCCGGCCATCCAGAACAACCGCTGCTACACGTTCCTGGCGGAGGGAGTAGTTCCGGTCGGCGCACAGGAGCAGGACGACAAGGAGGATATCGAGGTCGTTCTCCTGCCGCTGGCGGAGATTCCCCGGCTGATCCGGGAAGGGGAGATTCGGCATTCCCTCGTGATCGCCGCGTTTTACCGATATTTCATGGAGTACCGGCACAGCGGAGCCTGA
- a CDS encoding Hsp20/alpha crystallin family protein — protein MPYIRIRFGKESHRVIPGHMPKDALHFFQSDREEGLRVWQPHMDMYETVDEIVLLVEIAGVRREDLHLEVSSDTVTVSGQRSETPMEGSARFRLAEIPFGPFERSISLPAPVDADHVRASFVNGLLIIRMVKKPLDRVHRVHIQNHT, from the coding sequence ATGCCATACATCAGAATTCGCTTCGGAAAGGAATCCCACCGGGTGATCCCGGGCCACATGCCCAAGGACGCCCTTCATTTTTTCCAGTCCGACCGGGAGGAAGGGCTTCGTGTCTGGCAGCCTCATATGGACATGTACGAAACCGTCGATGAAATCGTGCTTTTGGTCGAAATCGCCGGCGTTCGCCGGGAAGACCTGCACTTGGAGGTCTCTTCGGATACCGTGACCGTCTCGGGACAGCGCTCCGAAACACCCATGGAAGGCAGTGCGCGCTTCCGGCTGGCTGAAATCCCCTTCGGCCCCTTCGAGCGCAGCATTTCCCTTCCGGCCCCCGTCGATGCGGACCATGTCCGTGCCTCGTTTGTCAATGGCCTCCTGATCATCCGGATGGTCAAAAAGCCACTGGATCGGGTCCATCGCGTGCACATCCAGAATCACACTTGA